One Acetobacterium sp. KB-1 DNA segment encodes these proteins:
- a CDS encoding complex I subunit 5 family protein: MINLHWIILLPIIFGTVVKLLPLKTAKKLMVLFQAVLLVLVFVIFIEVRKNGTILENIGGWPDTISITLRADLLASAMALLTCLLFLAMLTFVQNKHYADHLFFFLFLSLESLIIGIFLSNDLFNIFVLIEAATLIITILIMYKKTNLSIYDGMMYFLINVVAMSFFLMGLGMLYKKIGVLDFYALETALSQVKDPDSMILPYAFMITAVSLKAALMPLFSWLPKAHGTPSAPSEVSAILSGLYVKTGVYLFIRLQLAFSPLIDTSELFMVLGFITAIVGFVLAFAQTDIKLLLAYSTVSQIGLIMVGINMGSPQAYWGGLYHIMNHAVFKSTLFLTAGMIITEYKTRNLDEIKGVFNHMPAVGMATVISILGIVGAPLFNGSISKYLISEGSSGSWIEYGLIFINLGTIIVFIKYGQLLFGESGKKETANSDILEKAVVLGLSMLCFFGGIFGSELISILFEVNFPVEILSHGVKLLLFVGSLFLGLVIYYGLFKKKNYLAVLNAIELGFNEICLSITLFFAFMVIYLKITL; the protein is encoded by the coding sequence ATGATTAATTTACACTGGATTATTCTGTTACCGATTATTTTTGGAACCGTTGTTAAGTTGCTTCCCCTTAAAACAGCAAAAAAACTGATGGTTTTATTTCAGGCCGTCTTACTGGTTTTGGTCTTCGTGATTTTTATTGAGGTTCGCAAAAATGGCACCATCCTGGAAAACATTGGTGGCTGGCCGGATACGATTAGCATCACCTTAAGAGCTGATCTTCTGGCCTCAGCCATGGCTCTTTTGACCTGCTTATTGTTTTTAGCCATGCTAACCTTTGTTCAAAACAAGCACTATGCCGACCACCTGTTTTTCTTTCTTTTTCTGAGTCTTGAGAGCTTAATTATCGGTATTTTTCTTTCGAACGATTTGTTTAATATTTTTGTTCTCATTGAAGCCGCCACCCTAATCATTACCATTCTGATTATGTATAAAAAGACCAACCTTTCTATTTATGATGGAATGATGTATTTTTTGATTAACGTTGTAGCGATGTCATTTTTTTTGATGGGTTTGGGGATGCTATACAAAAAAATTGGTGTTCTTGACTTCTACGCGCTCGAAACCGCTCTAAGCCAGGTTAAGGACCCCGATAGTATGATTCTCCCTTATGCCTTTATGATTACTGCGGTTAGCTTAAAAGCTGCTTTAATGCCCCTTTTTAGCTGGCTGCCAAAGGCCCATGGCACACCCAGTGCGCCATCTGAGGTTTCTGCTATTCTATCCGGATTATATGTTAAAACAGGGGTCTACCTATTTATCCGCCTGCAGTTAGCCTTTTCACCGCTGATTGACACCTCTGAACTTTTTATGGTGCTTGGATTTATCACTGCTATTGTCGGTTTTGTGTTAGCCTTTGCTCAAACCGATATTAAACTGCTCCTGGCTTATTCAACCGTTTCCCAAATTGGCTTGATCATGGTCGGTATCAACATGGGTAGTCCCCAAGCCTATTGGGGTGGTCTCTATCATATTATGAATCATGCTGTTTTCAAGTCTACTCTTTTTTTAACCGCCGGGATGATTATTACCGAATATAAAACCAGAAATTTAGATGAGATTAAAGGGGTGTTTAATCACATGCCAGCAGTCGGAATGGCGACTGTCATTTCAATTTTAGGTATCGTTGGGGCCCCACTTTTTAACGGTAGTATTTCTAAATACTTGATCTCCGAGGGTTCCTCCGGTTCCTGGATCGAATATGGCCTGATTTTTATTAACCTGGGAACCATTATTGTCTTTATTAAATATGGCCAGCTTCTTTTCGGTGAGTCAGGTAAAAAAGAAACCGCCAACTCCGATATTTTGGAGAAGGCAGTGGTTTTAGGTTTAAGTATGCTTTGTTTTTTCGGCGGAATTTTTGGTAGCGAACTGATTTCGATTCTCTTTGAGGTCAACTTCCCGGTGGAAATCTTATCCCATGGGGTAAAGCTGCTCTTGTTCGTGGGTTCCTTATTCCTGGGACTAGTTATTTACTACGGATTATTCAAGAAAAAAAATTATCTGGCCGTTCTTAATGCCATTGAGTTGGGTTTTAATGAAATTTGCCTCTCGATTACACTATTTTTTGCTTTCATGGTTATTTATTTAAAGATAACACTTTAA
- a CDS encoding Na+/H+ antiporter subunit E, with protein sequence MKKLRHFIILIFIFTGIWLIFNESLAFSQILIGLFFSVVSVLFTNRYLLENDYTEAYSIKPAILFHYTTYLFIQIYRSGFSAILKIIRGQDAVKIIEYETCIRDDLAICLLANAITLTPGTVTIGKNGRLLQILAFQDENTFTDITEGKTCSPYEMILRSLES encoded by the coding sequence ATGAAAAAACTAAGGCATTTCATTATACTTATTTTTATTTTTACTGGCATCTGGCTTATTTTTAATGAAAGTCTGGCCTTTTCTCAAATCCTGATCGGCCTTTTTTTTTCAGTCGTTTCGGTTTTATTCACCAATCGCTATCTGCTGGAGAACGATTATACCGAGGCTTATTCAATTAAACCCGCTATACTCTTTCATTACACTACGTATTTATTCATCCAGATATATCGATCCGGCTTTTCCGCTATTTTAAAAATCATAAGAGGTCAGGATGCCGTTAAAATTATTGAATATGAAACATGTATCCGTGATGACCTGGCTATTTGCTTATTAGCCAATGCCATCACCCTGACTCCCGGGACGGTGACAATCGGAAAGAATGGCCGACTGCTTCAAATTCTGGCTTTTCAGGATGAAAATACCTTCACGGATATCACTGAAGGTAAAACCTGTTCCCCCTACGAAATGATCTTAAGGAGTTTGGAATCATGA
- the mnhG gene encoding monovalent cation/H(+) antiporter subunit G gives MIDLFAYLLMIIALLFMAFGVIGLFRFKDFYSRILISSKIETVGFLTAMIAFTILSGISFAAMKILLITLLVMITNPLATHAIARSAFLSGYTIDQETGP, from the coding sequence ATGATTGATTTATTCGCCTATCTACTCATGATTATCGCCCTTCTTTTTATGGCTTTTGGCGTCATCGGTCTGTTTCGGTTTAAGGATTTTTATTCGCGAATCCTTATTTCGTCTAAAATCGAAACTGTTGGCTTTCTGACTGCCATGATTGCTTTTACCATTTTATCCGGGATCAGTTTTGCTGCCATGAAAATACTGCTGATAACGTTGCTGGTGATGATCACAAACCCATTAGCCACCCACGCCATTGCCCGATCGGCTTTTTTAAGTGGTTATACCATTGATCAGGAGACCGGGCCATGA
- a CDS encoding DUF4040 domain-containing protein yields MTENIFLIALVIMAIIALNTKKLRRAVVYLGVFSLISSFVYLLYGAPDVAIAEAIIGSTITTVLYLVALRKYKVFSIYYTNDSHFQDIRLVKSKSPFLYNLETFLIKREMEPQIVYSREPIETILAQEKFDLAIHHTDDDIWIYGCAEDYQIDALEDYLLSNHGDLNIHLTRYEEGADNES; encoded by the coding sequence ATGACCGAAAACATCTTTCTCATCGCTTTGGTTATTATGGCAATTATCGCCCTCAACACAAAAAAACTAAGACGGGCCGTTGTCTATTTGGGCGTTTTTTCGCTAATCAGTTCCTTTGTCTATCTACTTTACGGTGCTCCGGATGTGGCCATTGCTGAAGCGATCATTGGCAGCACGATCACCACGGTTTTATATCTGGTAGCGCTGAGAAAATATAAAGTCTTTTCCATTTATTACACAAATGACTCACATTTCCAGGATATTCGACTGGTAAAAAGCAAATCCCCTTTTTTATATAATCTGGAGACCTTTTTAATTAAACGGGAAATGGAACCGCAGATTGTTTATTCCCGCGAACCCATTGAAACCATCCTCGCCCAGGAAAAGTTTGACCTGGCCATTCATCATACCGACGACGATATTTGGATTTATGGCTGTGCCGAAGATTACCAGATCGATGCATTGGAAGACTATTTACTATCAAACCATGGCGACTTAAATATACATTTGACTCGTTATGAGGAAGGAGCCGATAATGAATCGTAG
- a CDS encoding monovalent cation/H+ antiporter complex subunit F: MTFLEATLFVIAIYIALVLVRVILGPTIWDRLLGLNAISAKIIMSIIILSLITNQPYLLDVALVYALLGFIGTVLIARFIEKKETSHD, translated from the coding sequence ATGACCTTTTTAGAAGCCACCCTATTTGTCATTGCCATCTATATTGCCCTAGTTCTTGTTCGGGTTATTCTAGGACCTACCATTTGGGATCGCCTTTTGGGCCTGAATGCCATTTCAGCAAAAATCATTATGTCGATCATTATTCTATCCCTTATTACCAATCAGCCCTACTTGCTTGATGTCGCACTGGTTTATGCCCTACTTGGGTTTATCGGCACGGTACTCATTGCCCGATTTATCGAAAAAAAGGAGACCTCTCATGATTGA
- a CDS encoding GGDEF domain-containing protein, with product MEKIQKDQVFYQSLEVIVEKHAPVILILFDIDDFKVVNDVYGHLFGDYVIREVSQIIKKQLRTSDIGARYGGKEFAVLLPVTFWTENCRVDLYFCCKVPF from the coding sequence ATGGAGAAGATACAAAAGGATCAGGTCTTTTATCAGTCCCTCGAAGTCATTGTCGAAAAACATGCGCCAGTTATTCTGATACTCTTTGACATTGATGATTTCAAGGTAGTCAATGACGTCTATGGCCATCTTTTCGGTGATTATGTGATCCGGGAAGTTTCGCAAATTATCAAAAAACAGCTTCGTACCTCAGATATCGGGGCCCGATATGGCGGAAAAGAGTTTGCGGTGTTGCTACCGGTAACCTTTTGGACAGAAAATTGCCGAGTGGATTTGTACTTTTGCTGCAAAGTACCCTTTTGA
- a CDS encoding HD-GYP domain-containing protein: MTEKKASREICDFSKYLNEVYLRYYVVGNQEIFTVKFRAYLKQLIKKLNEASFDDLKKYRNANCLSNCLPGHSIRCALLAMGIAKELGLRQSEITEIGLGAILHDIGKLFIPREILDKPCKLSEVEFDVIKTHSEIGFQVLKKQKWLPVSSVQIVHNHHERLDGSGYPNHLAGDEIYRHERIVGVADVFDAMTSKRNYREALSYEFAFLEIVKESPQMLDGHIVLVLGDLIKKHSHSQSELTKQIKMRRELCHYPCVK, encoded by the coding sequence ATGACAGAAAAAAAGGCATCCCGAGAGATCTGTGATTTTTCGAAATATTTAAACGAAGTGTATCTGCGATATTATGTAGTAGGCAATCAGGAAATCTTTACTGTAAAATTCCGGGCCTATCTGAAACAGTTGATAAAAAAACTCAATGAGGCATCGTTTGATGATCTGAAAAAGTATCGAAATGCAAACTGTCTCAGCAATTGCCTGCCGGGACATTCCATCCGATGCGCTTTGCTGGCCATGGGTATTGCTAAAGAGTTGGGTTTGCGCCAATCGGAGATCACAGAAATTGGGCTTGGGGCAATCCTTCATGATATTGGCAAGCTCTTTATTCCCAGAGAAATCCTGGACAAGCCCTGTAAACTCAGTGAAGTTGAATTTGATGTTATCAAAACACACTCAGAAATTGGGTTTCAGGTGCTCAAAAAGCAAAAATGGTTGCCCGTTTCAAGTGTTCAAATTGTTCATAATCATCACGAACGGCTTGATGGCAGTGGCTATCCCAATCACTTGGCAGGGGACGAGATCTATCGACACGAGCGTATTGTCGGAGTTGCCGACGTTTTTGATGCAATGACCAGCAAGCGTAATTATCGTGAGGCCTTGAGTTATGAATTTGCCTTCTTGGAAATAGTAAAAGAATCACCCCAGATGCTAGATGGGCATATTGTTTTAGTTTTAGGTGATCTCATCAAGAAACACAGCCACTCTCAAAGCGAATTAACTAAGCAAATAAAAATGAGGAGAGAATTATGCCATTATCCATGTGTAAAATAG
- a CDS encoding FeoA family protein, which translates to MPLSMCKIGSTVIVKDLDVDEASHKRLYSMGFIKGALIKIISAEHQGPMTIELLESQLALGYEITSLIQVVTSKYH; encoded by the coding sequence ATGCCATTATCCATGTGTAAAATAGGAAGTACAGTGATTGTGAAGGATTTAGATGTGGACGAAGCCTCACACAAGCGCCTTTATAGTATGGGGTTTATTAAGGGCGCGTTGATAAAAATTATCTCGGCCGAGCATCAGGGACCCATGACCATTGAGTTGTTAGAGAGTCAGCTGGCTTTGGGCTATGAGATCACCTCTTTAATTCAGGTTGTTACTTCAAAATATCATTAA
- a CDS encoding MnhB domain-containing protein, whose amino-acid sequence MTDHSEIISRMTGLLYPFILLFGFYIILNGHASPGGGFQGGAVLAAVFISRYLVEPDRCIRLKTLKTAEKTLFVCIILYPVLFLFPTTSNHSEFMNLCYLIVMNFLIGLKVCSGFTIVFFRFVFYEGGI is encoded by the coding sequence ATGACTGACCATTCTGAAATTATTTCTCGTATGACCGGGCTTTTATATCCCTTTATTTTGTTATTTGGATTTTACATTATTTTAAACGGTCATGCCAGTCCCGGCGGGGGATTTCAGGGCGGTGCTGTATTAGCCGCGGTTTTTATCAGTCGCTATCTGGTAGAACCGGATCGGTGTATCCGACTTAAAACTCTAAAAACCGCAGAAAAGACGCTTTTTGTTTGTATTATTCTGTACCCGGTTCTTTTTCTATTTCCAACGACCTCCAACCATTCGGAATTCATGAATCTGTGTTATCTTATCGTCATGAATTTTCTAATCGGTTTGAAGGTCTGCAGCGGCTTTACGATTGTTTTTTTCAGGTTCGTCTTTTATGAAGGAGGTATTTAA
- a CDS encoding sodium:proton antiporter, with protein sequence MIAINGESISIILFFVGVYGLIARRNIIKSVMSISIMQVAIILYFITTNIAPGSAPPIGDVAQTLQVADPLPQALMITDIVIGIGVTAAGLTMFIHLYHRYGSSNWQKIMKKRTPHD encoded by the coding sequence ATGATTGCCATTAACGGAGAATCGATTAGTATTATCCTTTTTTTTGTCGGTGTTTATGGCCTGATTGCCAGAAGAAATATCATCAAATCGGTTATGTCTATCAGTATTATGCAAGTCGCCATTATTTTATACTTTATTACAACCAATATTGCCCCAGGAAGCGCCCCCCCGATTGGCGATGTTGCCCAGACCCTCCAGGTCGCAGATCCGCTCCCTCAGGCATTGATGATTACCGATATTGTTATTGGTATTGGTGTTACCGCTGCTGGTTTAACGATGTTTATTCATCTTTATCATCGTTACGGGTCCAGCAACTGGCAAAAAATTATGAAAAAAAGGACCCCCCATGATTAA